ACAAAAGCAGGTACCACAGCAAAGAGTGCAGTTCGGCATTTGAGTGAACATTAGGCGTACCTCGACCATCTCCGGGCTGGCGTACTCCTGCACAATGCCGGCGAGCTGCGCGCTGTCGCAGTTGTACGGCAGGTTCCCAAAGTACAGCTTGGTAGTGGTGGTGATCGGCGCCTCCGACGGGCCACCGTCGTCCGAGCTGGCCTCGGCGGCCCCATCTTTCTCCTGTTCCGGCTGCTCTTGTTCCGCGACCTCATCTTGCTCTAGCAACTGTCCCTCGGCGACCTCCTCCTCGACAGCCGTCGCCGCAGCCTCCTCCTGCGACACCATCGCGGTGACCGCGAGCCCGCGCCTCCGCGCCACGGGCACCAGGGGCGCGGCGAGGTTGTCGGCCACGAGACGCTTGTGCCCCCGCGCCGGACGCGGGAACACGGACGCGTACTGGACCTGAAGCTGGAGCAGGAGCTGCGTCCCCGCGGCGTCGGCCGAGAACTTGGGACAGGCCAAGcgcagcgccgcgcgcgcggcggtggaggggcaGGAGTTGGCCATGGTTCCCGCAAGGCGGAGGCCGGATGAGAGGGACGGGGATGGCCAGGCAACGGAGCAGGCAGGGCTTGGCAGGTTGGCGCCTGGTGGTGTGGTTGTGATTTGGAGGGGCGCGAGGCCACCCAGTGGGAAGGGATGATGGCAGAGGGGATAAGTGGCGGAGTAACATGAACCGTTGACACGTGGGCCCGTTTGTGTGGTGCTTGATGTGGTTACGCCACAATAAGaatctttattttatttattttttgtttgcttCTGCCTAGAACACATGTCCGAGTCCCAAAGATTCTTGTTGTAACGTgacaagtgttttttttttgcaagattATTCATGCCCTACGCCCCCTACATTTTCGCTTTCACTGCATGCTAACCTTGGCACATTTAGAACAGAGTTCCCCATGATCCATTGCAATGTTTGAGCTATCAACATTGAGCCCACGGAGCAAAATGAACCACTGGTTCAGGTTTGTTTGGATGGTAGCCACATCCTGTCATCTTTTTATCATCGCCAGCTCTGATAAATAACACATCGAGCAACATAGAGAAGAACAAGGACGCGATCCCTCTTTATTTTTTGCAAGCTTCCTTACATATACTAGACAGATactgaagtaaaaaaaaaaaaaactgtagcAAAACCTAAACAATCTGAACAAATCAAAGATTCTGAACGCGTTCCGCCGCGTCTGCCTTCCTTGGGGCCCGGCGACAGGTCGGCCTTCCACTTCTCGAGCTTctgctcgagcttcctctgctccgcggcCGTGCCCTTGCGTTCCAGGTGCCCGTAGTGGTCGATGAACGCCGGGTTTCTTTGGTCCTCGTCGACGTCCGGATCCTCGATGCACTCGGCGATCTTGCACAGCGACGCCAACCTCGTCATCACAAGGTCCCGGACGGCGAACGCGTCGGGCGAGCTGGGGGCGTCGTAGAGCGGCACGGTGCGCGCGGCGTTGGTGGCGTCCAGCAGCGCCACGGCCACGTTGACGATGCCCTGCGGTTGCGGCGGAGCgagcgcggccgccggggcgcacgtacgtgctcACCACGATGCGCGTGAGGCCgagcacggcgacggcggcgtcgccgccggtaAATGTTCTCGTGTGTCCCTATGGGGCTATGGACTTGTACCCACCCGATGCTGGAATCGTTGAGTTTGGAATCTCCATGCAGGTGAGTCTGTTG
This portion of the Panicum virgatum strain AP13 chromosome 2N, P.virgatum_v5, whole genome shotgun sequence genome encodes:
- the LOC120660965 gene encoding 28 kDa ribonucleoprotein, chloroplastic-like yields the protein MANSCPSTAARAALRLACPKFSADAAGTQLLLQLQVQYASVFPRPARGHKRLVADNLAAPLVPVARRRGLAVTAMVSQEEAAATAVEEEVAEGQLLEQDEVAEQEQPEQEKDGAAEASSDDGGPSEAPITTTTKLYFGNLPYNCDSAQLAGIVQEYASPEMVEVLYDRTTGRSRGFAFVTMTTVQDCELVIKNLDGTLYGGRTMKVNFADRPKPKLPLYPETEHKLFVGNLSWTVTSEMLTEAFQRCGNVVNARVLYDGETGRSRGYGFVCYSTKEEMDEALSSLNGMEMEGREIRVNLALGKK